In the Vitis vinifera cultivar Pinot Noir 40024 chromosome 2, ASM3070453v1 genome, one interval contains:
- the LOC100251273 gene encoding protein LURP-one-related 4 produces the protein MPAAVPPPPPPPSDSCITSRRETFTLWMKSLVIQGNGYTVFNSDGEIVYRIDNYDKKCSSEVYLMDLQGKVLFTILQRKLHVFGRWEGYKCNGSKADSQKPCFQVRKHCRILGGGSSCEVTVRPNEAQSCYYRIQGLAGKSTFKIVNSEGGVMAEVKQKQTSSGVVLGDDVLNLVVEPHVDHSLVMALVAVCGLIHHRM, from the exons ATGCCTGCTGctgttcctcctcctcctcctccaccttCTGATTCTTGTATCACTTCAAGGAGGGAGACTTTTACTCTATGGATGAAATCACTTGTCATACAAGGAAATGGATACACTGTCTTCAATTCTGATGGTGAGATTGTTTACCGTATTGATAATTATGACAAGAAGTGCAGCAGTGAAGTTTATCTCATGGATCTTCAAGGCAAAGTTCTCTTCACCATACTTCAAAGG AAACTACATGTTTTTGGAAGATGGGAGGGGTATAAATGCAATGGTTCAAAGGCGGACAGTCAGAAGCCATGTTTTCAAGTCAGAAAACATTGCAGAATTCTGGGAGGAGGTTCATCATGTGAAGTTACAGTGAGGCCTAATGAAGCTCAATCATGTTATTACAGAATACAGGGCTTGGCTGGTAAATCAACATTCAAGATTGTAAACAGTGAAGGAGGAGTCATGGCAGAGGTAAAGCAAAAGCAAACATCTTCAGGAGTAGTGTTGGGAGATGATGTGCTGAACTTGGTGGTGGAGCCCCATGTTGATCATTCCCTTGTCATGGCTCTTGTGGCAGTGTGTGGATTGATCCACCACAGAATGTGA
- the LOC100261513 gene encoding uncharacterized protein LOC100261513 isoform X2 produces the protein MELSSNRRASSGSDITLSSSESSSGLDTPREIVSKNNNIHQNPTSFVSSLSHTSLPHQPTTNTLATTYQEDQRSLCEWSVASDQGVCTDDSINSSQDILPGERSQQAPDVAIEKLKTDFLVLARQAEMAELELQTLRKQIVKERKRGQDLSKEVGGLKEERDALKAECENLRSFQKRTDQAKIKNKLQFEGGDPRALLEELRQELSYEKDLNANLRLQLQKTQESNTELILAVRDLDEMLEQKNLEISNLSDKLATTENGEELREATSRCQSDDDEEQKALEDLVKEHNDAKEVYLLEQKVMDLYSEIEIYRRDKDELEAQMEQLALDYEILKQENHDISYRLEQSQLQDQLKMQYECSASFATMNELENQVEKLENELKKQSREFSDSLVTISELETQVRNLEEELEKQAQEFEADLEVITSAKVEQEQRAIRAEEALRKTRWQNANTAEKLQEEFKRLSKQMTSTFDANEKVAMKAMAEASELRMQNCHLEEMLQKANEDLQSIRDDYEAKLQDLCNQLNLKTSQLEQLLLETEDKSKQLKHQEKHEQEFHGVLSQEIITLMAEIERLTEENGLLSELAEQNESLRAEFQQIKMSAKKTEMLVQRGIMERSELEKTIALLRKEAEKLLEELNGMTYLKDEKETLLGNLQAELENLRARYNEMKRSLFEDETEKEKLRKQVFQLKNELKKKEDAFNTVEKKLKDSNGRGPISDGTKATPKNNKAAPVPRGSKEVASLKEKIKWLEGQIKLKETALESSTNSFLEKEKDLQNKIEELESRMEDLNQSSKSFCEYQLQKVALNGDMPGEIRSAAENLTTTALMSKENGMGMPLIESKDEILLEEQPKASAMTIREQFELDDLLMEMTSLKEKNKSMEGELKEMQERYSEISLKFAEVEGERQQLVMTVRNLKNAKKG, from the exons ATGGAATTGAGCAGCAACCGCAGAGCATCGAGTGGATCTGACATTACACTATCAAGTTCTGAGAGCAGCTCTGGACTTGATACCCCAAGAGAAATTGTATCGAAGAATAATAACATCCATCAGAACCCTACCAGCTTTGTATCTTCTCTGAGCCACACCTCATTGCCTCATCAACCAACTACAAATACACTGGCCACAACATATCAAGAAGATCAGAGGTCACTATGTGAGTGGTCAGTGGCTTCTGATCAGGGAGTATGTACGGATGACTCAATAAACAGTTCTCAAGACATCCTTCCAGGAGAAAGGTCTCAACAGGCTCCAGATGTTGCAATTGAGAAACTCAAAActgattttcttgttttggcCAGGCAGGCAGAAATGGCAGAGTTGGAATTACAGACTCTTCGAAAGCAAATTGTGAAGGAGAGGAAAAGGGGGCAGGATCTATCTAAAGAAGTTGGTGGCCTGAAAGAGGAGAGAGATGCACTGAAGGCAGAATGTGAAAACCTCAGATCCTTTCAGAAACGTACTGACcaggcaaaaataaaaaacaagttgcAGTTTGAGGGTGGGGATCCACGGGCTCTTCTTGAGGAACTGAGACAAGAACTAAGTTATGAAAAGGACCTGAACGCTAATCTTCGGTTGCAGCTTCAGAAGACTCAAGAATCAAACACTGAGCTGATCCTTGCTGTCCGTGACCTTGATGAAATGTTGGAGCAGAAAAATCTGGAAATATCCAATCTTTCTGACAAACTGGCAACCACTGAGAATGGGGAAGAACTGAGGGAAGCTACATCAAGATGCCAATCAGACGATGATGAAGAGCAAAAAGCACTTGAAGACCTCGTTAAGGAGCATAACGATGCCAAGGAAGTTTACTTGCTGGAGCAAAAGGTCATGGACCTCTACAGTGAAATAGAGATCTATAGGAGGGACAAAGATGAGTTGGAGGCACAGATGGAGCAGCTGGCTCTTGACTATGAGATATTGAAACAAGAAAACCATGATATTTCATATAGACTAGAGCAAAGCCAGCTGCAAGATCAACTGAAAATGCAGTATGAATGCTCAGCTTCTTTTGCTACCATGAACGAGCTTGAAAACCAGGTTGAGAAATTGGAAAATGAGCTCAAGAAGCAGTCAAGAGAATTCTCAGATTCTTTAGTCACCATAAGTGAACTTGAAACCCAAGTTCGGAACTTGGAAGAAGAACTGGAGAAACAAGCCCAGGAGTTTGAAGCTGATCTTGAAGTTATTACATCGGCCAAAGTTGAGCAGGAGCAGAGAGCCATCCGAGCAGAGGAAGCCTTGAGAAAGACAAGATGGCAAAATGCTAATACAGCTGAGAAGCTTCAGGAAGAATTTAAAAGGCTCTCCAAGCAAATGACATCTACTTTTGATGCAAATGAGAAGGTGGCCATGAAAGCAATGGCAGAAGCCAGTGAATTGCGAATGCAGAACTGTCATTTGGAAGAAATGCTTCAGAAAGCTAATGAAGACCTCCAGTCAATTAGAGATGATTATGAAGCAAAACTGCAAGATCTTTGCAACCAATTGAATTTGAAGACAAGCCAGTTGGAACAGCTTCTGTTGGAAACTGAGGATAAATCCAAGCAGCTCAAACATCAAGAAAAGCATGAGCAGGAATTTCATGGAGTTCTCTCACAGGAGATCATTACACTCATGGCTGAGATAGAAAGGCTCACAGAAGAGAATGGTTTACTTTCTGAACTGGCAGAACAGAATGAAAGTTTGAGAGCAGAGTTTCAACAGATAAAGATGTCAGCAAAGAAAACTGAGATGCTGGTACAAAGAGGGATAATGGAAAGAAGTGAACTTGAAAAGACAATTGCTTTGCTGCGGAAGGAAGCAGAAAAGTTGCTGGAGGAACTAAATGGTATGACATATCTAAAGGATGAAAAGGAGACCCTACTTGGAAATTTACAAGCTGAGTTGGAAAACCTTAGAGCTCGATATAATGAAATGAAACGTTCTTTGTTTGAGGATGAGACTGAGAAAGAGAAACTCAGGAAGCAGGTTTTTCAACTAAAGAATGAACTCAAGAAGAAGGAAGACGCATTCAACACTGTTGAGAAGAAGCTCAAGGATAGCAATGGACGTGGCCCTATTTCTGATGGAACAAAAGCGACTCCAAAAAACAATAAAGCTGCTCCAGTTCCTCGTGGCTCTAAAGAGGTTGCAAGTCTGaaggagaaaataaaatggCTCGAG GGACAAATAAAGCTTAAGGAAACTGCTCTAGAAAGCTCAACTAATTCATTTTTGGAGAAGGAAAAGGACCTTCAGAATAAAATTGAAGAACTGGAAAGCAGAATGGAAGATCTCAACCAAAGTAGCAAAAGCTTTTGTGAATACCAACTCCAAAAG GTAGCTTTGAATGGTGATATGCCTGGAGAAATAAGAAGTGCGGCTGAAAATTTGACCACTACAGCATTAATGTCCAAAGAAAATGGGATGGGGATGCCGCTAATTGAGAG TAAGGATGAAATTTTATTGGAGGAACAACCCAAAGCCTCTGCTATGACCATAAGAGAACAATTTGAACTTGATGATTTGTTAATGGAAATGACATCATTGAAGGAAAAGAACAAATCCATGGAAGGTGAACTGAAGGAAATGCAAGAGAGATATTCAGAGATAAGTCTCAAGTTTGCTGAGGTAGAAGGGGAAAGGCAACAGCTGGTAATGACAGTTCGCAACCTCAAGAATGCTAAGAAGGGCTAA
- the LOC100246131 gene encoding protein LURP-one-related 4 isoform X1: MRGFLALSGLTNFTFVANCSNILKMAKVHPQRPAPPSPPSDSYITSRRETFTLWMKSLVIRGNGYTVFNSDGEIVYRMDNYDKKCSSEVYLMDLQGKVLFTILRRKLRVFGRWEGYKCSGSKVGSQKPCFQVRKHCRILGGGSSCEVTVRPNEAQSYHYRIQGLAGKSTFKIVNSEGGVMAEVKQKQTSSGVVLGDDVLDLVVEPHVDHSLVMALVAVCGLIHHRM, encoded by the exons ATGAGAG GTTTCTTGGCACTTTCCGGGCTCACGAATTTTACATTTGTCGCTAATTGTTCTAACATCTTGAAG ATGGCCAAGGTCCACCCTCAAAGACCTGCTCCTCCTTCTCCACCTTCTGATTCTTACATCACTTCAAGGAGGGAGACTTTTACTCTGTGGATGAAATCACTTGTCATACGAGGAAATGGATACACTGTCTTCAATTCTGATGGCGAGATTGTTTATCGGATGGATAATTATGACAAGAAGTGCAGCAGTGAAGTTTATCTCATGGATCTTCAGGGCAAAGTTCTCTTCACCATACTTCGAAGG AAGCTACGCGTTTTTGGAAGATGGGAGGGGTATAAATGCAGTGGTTCAAAGGTGGGCAGTCAGAAGCCATGTTTTCAAGTCAGAAAACATTGCAGAATTCTGGGAGGAGGTTCATCATGTGAAGTTACAGTGAGGCCTAATGAAGCTCAATCATATCATTACAGAATACAGGGCTTGGCCGGTAAATCAACATTCAAGATTGTAAACAGTGAAGGAGGAGTCATGGCAGAGGTAAAGCAAAAGCAAACATCTTCAGGAGTAGTGCTGGGAGATGATGTATTGGACTTGGTGGTGGAGCCCCATGTTGATCATTCCCTTGTCATGGCTCTTGTGGCAGTATGCGGACTGATCCACCATAGAATGTGA
- the LOC100266714 gene encoding nuclear transcription factor Y subunit C-3, with amino-acid sequence MRQAGTYSGILNGGMSGRTGPHLLPLARIKKIMKRSGEDVKMISGEAPIIFSKACELFIEELTQRSWKVTLQGKRRTLHKEDVASAVIATDVFDFLVNVVSKSGANSEDTPVVMER; translated from the coding sequence ATGAGACAAGCAGGGACGTATTCAGGAATATTGAATGGTGGGATGTCAGGGAGAACCGGGCCACACTTGTTGCCCTTGGCCAGGATCAAGAAGATCATGAAGAGGTCTGGCGAGGATGTGAAGATGATATCTGGGGAGGCTCCGATTATTTTCTCAAAAGCCTGTGAGCTGTTCATAGAGGAGTTAACTCAGAGGTCGTGGAAGGTGACACTGCAGGGAAAGAGGAGGACACTTCACAAGGAAGATGTTGCCTCTGCGGTTATTGCTACTGATGTCTTTGATTTTCTTGTCAACGTGGTGTCTAAGTCTGGTGCTAACTCTGAGGATACTCCTGTTGTGATGGAGAGATGA
- the LOC100261513 gene encoding uncharacterized protein LOC100261513 isoform X1, whose product MFKSARWRSEKSKIKAVFKLQFRATQVPQLGVEALFLSVVPADVGKPTVKLEKAWLEGGSYYWENAVYETVKFVQDPKSGKINDRIYHFIVSKGSSKAGLVGEVSIDFADYAEATKPSSVSLPLKNSNSGAVLHVSIQRIQGNVDEREVEESDDAKIKSQDKILRNQLSNGDADGSVKSNSAEDGPFNKTTSNMELSSNRRASSGSDITLSSSESSSGLDTPREIVSKNNNIHQNPTSFVSSLSHTSLPHQPTTNTLATTYQEDQRSLCEWSVASDQGVCTDDSINSSQDILPGERSQQAPDVAIEKLKTDFLVLARQAEMAELELQTLRKQIVKERKRGQDLSKEVGGLKEERDALKAECENLRSFQKRTDQAKIKNKLQFEGGDPRALLEELRQELSYEKDLNANLRLQLQKTQESNTELILAVRDLDEMLEQKNLEISNLSDKLATTENGEELREATSRCQSDDDEEQKALEDLVKEHNDAKEVYLLEQKVMDLYSEIEIYRRDKDELEAQMEQLALDYEILKQENHDISYRLEQSQLQDQLKMQYECSASFATMNELENQVEKLENELKKQSREFSDSLVTISELETQVRNLEEELEKQAQEFEADLEVITSAKVEQEQRAIRAEEALRKTRWQNANTAEKLQEEFKRLSKQMTSTFDANEKVAMKAMAEASELRMQNCHLEEMLQKANEDLQSIRDDYEAKLQDLCNQLNLKTSQLEQLLLETEDKSKQLKHQEKHEQEFHGVLSQEIITLMAEIERLTEENGLLSELAEQNESLRAEFQQIKMSAKKTEMLVQRGIMERSELEKTIALLRKEAEKLLEELNGMTYLKDEKETLLGNLQAELENLRARYNEMKRSLFEDETEKEKLRKQVFQLKNELKKKEDAFNTVEKKLKDSNGRGPISDGTKATPKNNKAAPVPRGSKEVASLKEKIKWLEGQIKLKETALESSTNSFLEKEKDLQNKIEELESRMEDLNQSSKSFCEYQLQKVALNGDMPGEIRSAAENLTTTALMSKENGMGMPLIESKDEILLEEQPKASAMTIREQFELDDLLMEMTSLKEKNKSMEGELKEMQERYSEISLKFAEVEGERQQLVMTVRNLKNAKKG is encoded by the exons ATGTTCAAGTCGGCGAGATGGAGGAGCGAGAAGAGCAAGATCAAGGCTGTGTTCAAATTGCAGTTTCGTGCAACGCAG GTGCCTCAGTTAGGTGTGGAGGCATTGTTTCTATCTGTGGTTCCTGCGGATGTGGGAAAGCCGACAGTGAAATTAGAGAAAGCTTGGCTTGAAGGCGGAAGCTATTATTGGGAAAATGCGGTGTATGAAACAGTGAAATTCGTTCAGGACCCCAAGTCGGGGAAGATTAATGATAGAATCTACCATTTTATAGTCTCAAAG GGATCTTCAAAAGCAGGTCTTGTTGGAGAGGTTTCCATTGATTTTGCAGATTATGCTGAGGCAACAAAGccttcctctgtttctcttcccctGAAGAATTCAAACTCTGGTGCAGTTTTGCAT GTTTCCATTCAGAGGATACAGGGAAATGTTGATGAAAG agaggttgaagaaagtGATGATGCCAAAATTAAGTCTCAGGATAAAATCTTGAGGAACCAATTAAGCAATGGTGATGCAGATGGAAGTGTCAAGAGTAATTCTGCTGAA GATGGTCCATTTAATAAAACCACATCCAACATGGAATTGAGCAGCAACCGCAGAGCATCGAGTGGATCTGACATTACACTATCAAGTTCTGAGAGCAGCTCTGGACTTGATACCCCAAGAGAAATTGTATCGAAGAATAATAACATCCATCAGAACCCTACCAGCTTTGTATCTTCTCTGAGCCACACCTCATTGCCTCATCAACCAACTACAAATACACTGGCCACAACATATCAAGAAGATCAGAGGTCACTATGTGAGTGGTCAGTGGCTTCTGATCAGGGAGTATGTACGGATGACTCAATAAACAGTTCTCAAGACATCCTTCCAGGAGAAAGGTCTCAACAGGCTCCAGATGTTGCAATTGAGAAACTCAAAActgattttcttgttttggcCAGGCAGGCAGAAATGGCAGAGTTGGAATTACAGACTCTTCGAAAGCAAATTGTGAAGGAGAGGAAAAGGGGGCAGGATCTATCTAAAGAAGTTGGTGGCCTGAAAGAGGAGAGAGATGCACTGAAGGCAGAATGTGAAAACCTCAGATCCTTTCAGAAACGTACTGACcaggcaaaaataaaaaacaagttgcAGTTTGAGGGTGGGGATCCACGGGCTCTTCTTGAGGAACTGAGACAAGAACTAAGTTATGAAAAGGACCTGAACGCTAATCTTCGGTTGCAGCTTCAGAAGACTCAAGAATCAAACACTGAGCTGATCCTTGCTGTCCGTGACCTTGATGAAATGTTGGAGCAGAAAAATCTGGAAATATCCAATCTTTCTGACAAACTGGCAACCACTGAGAATGGGGAAGAACTGAGGGAAGCTACATCAAGATGCCAATCAGACGATGATGAAGAGCAAAAAGCACTTGAAGACCTCGTTAAGGAGCATAACGATGCCAAGGAAGTTTACTTGCTGGAGCAAAAGGTCATGGACCTCTACAGTGAAATAGAGATCTATAGGAGGGACAAAGATGAGTTGGAGGCACAGATGGAGCAGCTGGCTCTTGACTATGAGATATTGAAACAAGAAAACCATGATATTTCATATAGACTAGAGCAAAGCCAGCTGCAAGATCAACTGAAAATGCAGTATGAATGCTCAGCTTCTTTTGCTACCATGAACGAGCTTGAAAACCAGGTTGAGAAATTGGAAAATGAGCTCAAGAAGCAGTCAAGAGAATTCTCAGATTCTTTAGTCACCATAAGTGAACTTGAAACCCAAGTTCGGAACTTGGAAGAAGAACTGGAGAAACAAGCCCAGGAGTTTGAAGCTGATCTTGAAGTTATTACATCGGCCAAAGTTGAGCAGGAGCAGAGAGCCATCCGAGCAGAGGAAGCCTTGAGAAAGACAAGATGGCAAAATGCTAATACAGCTGAGAAGCTTCAGGAAGAATTTAAAAGGCTCTCCAAGCAAATGACATCTACTTTTGATGCAAATGAGAAGGTGGCCATGAAAGCAATGGCAGAAGCCAGTGAATTGCGAATGCAGAACTGTCATTTGGAAGAAATGCTTCAGAAAGCTAATGAAGACCTCCAGTCAATTAGAGATGATTATGAAGCAAAACTGCAAGATCTTTGCAACCAATTGAATTTGAAGACAAGCCAGTTGGAACAGCTTCTGTTGGAAACTGAGGATAAATCCAAGCAGCTCAAACATCAAGAAAAGCATGAGCAGGAATTTCATGGAGTTCTCTCACAGGAGATCATTACACTCATGGCTGAGATAGAAAGGCTCACAGAAGAGAATGGTTTACTTTCTGAACTGGCAGAACAGAATGAAAGTTTGAGAGCAGAGTTTCAACAGATAAAGATGTCAGCAAAGAAAACTGAGATGCTGGTACAAAGAGGGATAATGGAAAGAAGTGAACTTGAAAAGACAATTGCTTTGCTGCGGAAGGAAGCAGAAAAGTTGCTGGAGGAACTAAATGGTATGACATATCTAAAGGATGAAAAGGAGACCCTACTTGGAAATTTACAAGCTGAGTTGGAAAACCTTAGAGCTCGATATAATGAAATGAAACGTTCTTTGTTTGAGGATGAGACTGAGAAAGAGAAACTCAGGAAGCAGGTTTTTCAACTAAAGAATGAACTCAAGAAGAAGGAAGACGCATTCAACACTGTTGAGAAGAAGCTCAAGGATAGCAATGGACGTGGCCCTATTTCTGATGGAACAAAAGCGACTCCAAAAAACAATAAAGCTGCTCCAGTTCCTCGTGGCTCTAAAGAGGTTGCAAGTCTGaaggagaaaataaaatggCTCGAG GGACAAATAAAGCTTAAGGAAACTGCTCTAGAAAGCTCAACTAATTCATTTTTGGAGAAGGAAAAGGACCTTCAGAATAAAATTGAAGAACTGGAAAGCAGAATGGAAGATCTCAACCAAAGTAGCAAAAGCTTTTGTGAATACCAACTCCAAAAG GTAGCTTTGAATGGTGATATGCCTGGAGAAATAAGAAGTGCGGCTGAAAATTTGACCACTACAGCATTAATGTCCAAAGAAAATGGGATGGGGATGCCGCTAATTGAGAG TAAGGATGAAATTTTATTGGAGGAACAACCCAAAGCCTCTGCTATGACCATAAGAGAACAATTTGAACTTGATGATTTGTTAATGGAAATGACATCATTGAAGGAAAAGAACAAATCCATGGAAGGTGAACTGAAGGAAATGCAAGAGAGATATTCAGAGATAAGTCTCAAGTTTGCTGAGGTAGAAGGGGAAAGGCAACAGCTGGTAATGACAGTTCGCAACCTCAAGAATGCTAAGAAGGGCTAA
- the LOC100246131 gene encoding protein LURP-one-related 4 isoform X2 has protein sequence MAKVHPQRPAPPSPPSDSYITSRRETFTLWMKSLVIRGNGYTVFNSDGEIVYRMDNYDKKCSSEVYLMDLQGKVLFTILRRKLRVFGRWEGYKCSGSKVGSQKPCFQVRKHCRILGGGSSCEVTVRPNEAQSYHYRIQGLAGKSTFKIVNSEGGVMAEVKQKQTSSGVVLGDDVLDLVVEPHVDHSLVMALVAVCGLIHHRM, from the exons ATGGCCAAGGTCCACCCTCAAAGACCTGCTCCTCCTTCTCCACCTTCTGATTCTTACATCACTTCAAGGAGGGAGACTTTTACTCTGTGGATGAAATCACTTGTCATACGAGGAAATGGATACACTGTCTTCAATTCTGATGGCGAGATTGTTTATCGGATGGATAATTATGACAAGAAGTGCAGCAGTGAAGTTTATCTCATGGATCTTCAGGGCAAAGTTCTCTTCACCATACTTCGAAGG AAGCTACGCGTTTTTGGAAGATGGGAGGGGTATAAATGCAGTGGTTCAAAGGTGGGCAGTCAGAAGCCATGTTTTCAAGTCAGAAAACATTGCAGAATTCTGGGAGGAGGTTCATCATGTGAAGTTACAGTGAGGCCTAATGAAGCTCAATCATATCATTACAGAATACAGGGCTTGGCCGGTAAATCAACATTCAAGATTGTAAACAGTGAAGGAGGAGTCATGGCAGAGGTAAAGCAAAAGCAAACATCTTCAGGAGTAGTGCTGGGAGATGATGTATTGGACTTGGTGGTGGAGCCCCATGTTGATCATTCCCTTGTCATGGCTCTTGTGGCAGTATGCGGACTGATCCACCATAGAATGTGA
- the LOC100256427 gene encoding protein LURP-one-related 4, translated as MAKVHPQTFTAAPLSPPSDSCITSKREAFTIWMKSLVIQGNGCTVFNSDGEIVYRIDNYDKKCSSEVYLMDLQGKVLFTILQRKLRVFGRWEGYKSNGSKGNNQKPWFQVRKNCRILGGGSSCQVTVRPNEAQSYCYRIQGLTGKSAFKIVDSQGGLLAEVEQKQTSSGVVLGEDVLNLVVEPHVDHSLVMALVAVYGLIHHRM; from the exons aTGGCCAAGGTCCACCCTCAAACATTTACTGCTGCTCCTCTTTCTCCACCTTCTGATTCTTGTATCACTTCAAAGAGAGAAGCATTCACTATATGGATGAAGTCACTTGTCATACAAGGAAATGGATGCACTGTCTTCAATTCAGATGGGGAGATTGTTTATAGAATTGATAATTATGATAAGAAGTGCAGCAGCGAAGTTTATCTCATGGATCTTCAAGGCAAAGTTCTCTTCACCATACTTCAAAGG AAACTCCGTGTTTTTGGAAGATGGGAGGGGTATAAAAGCAATGGTTCAAAAGGGAACAATCAGAAGCCATGGTTTCAAGTTAGAAAAAATTGCAGAATTCTGGGAGGAGGTTCATCATGTCAAGTGACTGTGAGGCCTAATGAAGCTCAATCATATTGCTACAGAATACAAGGCCTGACTGGTAAATCAGCATTCAAGATAGTAGACAGCCAAGGAGGACTTCTTGCAGAG GTAGAGCAAAAACAAACATCTTCAGGGGTAGTGTTGGGAGAAGATGTACTAAACTTGGTGGTGGAGCCCCATGTTGATCATTCCCTTGTCATGGCTCTTGTGGCAGTATATGGACTGATCCACCATAGAATGTGA